A segment of the Methanocella sp. genome:
TCTCTGGAGTGCCGAAAAATTGGTCATGACGGCGACGATGACGATGGCCCAGTAGAGCTGGTTAAACAGAGAGAGCACGATAAGGGTGATGGCGGTCTCGGGCCGCCCGAAGATGCCCACGCCCTCGAGGGGGTCCTTGATCTTGCCGTCTTCCTTCTTATCATAGCCTATTTCGGCGTATGTTACCGGCTTGATGAACGTGTTGATCATCGATCCGAACACGGCGATGGCGACGATCCTCATGTCAGCCAGTCCCCCGAGCCCGATACCCAAAAGGACCAAACAATCGACGTACTTATCGATGATCCAGTCGATTGCCGCGCCGAATGACGACGCTTTATTATTTATGCGTGCCACGCCGCCGTCGATGAAGTCGAACAGGCCCGACAGGAGGAGCATGCCCGCGGCCAGATACACGTGCTGGAAGCCGTAGAGCATCGCCGATGCGATGCCGAACAGTAGCGAGATGAGCGTGAGCTGATTCGGGGTGAGCCCCAGCCGGGCAAATATCCGGGCGACGGGGTCGATGTAATGTATGAGCTGGTCCCGGTACTTCGTTATGTTCACCATGGCACTCTTTTAACAGATAGCGCTCCCCCCATATATTTTTGTCTTGAGGAATAGCGTGCAGGCAGCGATAGAATAGCAGGTAACAAATGCATGAAGCGTTTATTTCTGAAGGACAAACCCTACGATCGAAGCATGTTTTAAATACTTAAGGCCCATAAATCCGCGAGATATGGACACGAAAAAGCGGGGCTTCTACATCGGCCGCTTCCAGCCGTTCCACCTGGGCCACCGGACCGTGATAGAGGAGATCGCGAAGCACGTGGACGAGCTGGTCATCGGCATTGGCAGCGCCCAGCAGAGCCATACGCCGGAGAATCCGTTCACGGCCGGCGAGCGCATCATGATGATATCGAGAAGCCTCGAGGACCTGGATCTTTACTATTACGTCATTCCCATCAGCGACATTTACCGTAACGCCCTCTGGGTGGCCCACGTCCGCTCCATGACCCCGCCGTTCACCGACGTATACTCTAACAATCCGCTCGTCTCAAGGCTGTTCCACGAGGCGGGCTACGATGTCCAGTATTCGCCCATGTACAACCGGCACGAGTATTCCGGCACGGAGATCCGGCGGCGAATGCTGGCCGGCGAAGACTGGGAGAGCCTCGTCCCGGTGGAGGTCGTGGGCGTCATCCAGGAAATAAAAGGCGTAGAGCGGCTCAAGGCCGTCGCGACGAATGGCGATATCGAGGACGTCATCGACGACAGGCTATAATGCTTTTTCACGCTTTTAGTGCGCTCTCATAAATGCCAAGATATTGCTGTATGGCCTCGCCCCAATCCTGCTTTTCAGCGTCCGCCGAAAGATGTATCACCGTGCTGCTCATGCCAAAGTCCATCTCTATCCAGTCTTTAATCGTGTCCGTGACGGCAATGACGGCGGACGCGCCCGCCAGAGCTTTTCGGCACATCTCCCGATACAGGCGATTTTGCCCTCCGGGCGGCGGCATTCTATGAATAGTTAATATGTACGGCGTACCGTCGTATTTTTTTAATAGCGAGGCGGCGTAGCCGCTCCCGAAGTGGTGGGCATGCACCAGGTCCGGGCGCTGCCGGTGCATCGCCAGCGTGTCCGAGTTCATATTCGTGATGCGGGAGCGGAACGTGTAGCCCGGGCAGGCCGATGCGTGCCTGATCCGTACGCCCCCCAGCGTCAGGTCCCGGCCCTGGCCGCCCGCTAGCATGGTAACGCTCTGTCCCGCTCCCGCCAGCACCCGGCACAGCTCATAGACGAAACGCTCGATGCCGGGATCGGGCAGGAAGTGTTCAGTGGCCTGTAATATCTTCAAGAAGGATCAACCATTAAATCTAAAATATATTATTCTCTAATTATAAATGTTTTTAGCCGTTTAATAAAGAAAATACGGTCCTGCCGGATTAAACGCTGATGGGGAAAGGCGTAAAGCACAATATAGCGAGCAAGAAGCCGACGGCCCCGAGGACTATCCTCGGCAGGCCGATATTCTGCGTGTCCTCCAGGGGCTTCGGGTGCTCGCTGCCGCCGATCAGCCCGGTCAGCAGACCCCAGAAGATCCACATCTGGCCCTGCTGATTCATTACGAACGTGGAATAGACACCGAACAATAGAATGACCATCGGAAGCATTCTGGAAAGCTGATCGGCCCACCGGCCAAGCATGGCCCGTGCAACGTGGCCGCCATCGAGCTGCCCGATTGGCATCATGTTGAGCATGGTCACCAGCATGCCGACCCACCCTGCGAAGGCGATGGGGTTGATGCTATTCAGCGTTACGCCGGGATGGACCAGCCAGGCCAGCAGGTTGAACAGGAGCGGTGTCTGGAGCTGGAAATACGTGGCGTCGCCCGGCTGAGCCGTGATCTCCGGGGCGGGCAGCATCAGGCCGATGACGGTGATGACGACGGCGACTGCCAGCCCCACCAGTGGCCCGGATATGCCCACGTCGAACAGCGCCTTACGGTCCGGCACCGGCCCTTTTTGCCGGATGATGGCGCCCATCGTGCCTATCGGCGGTATTGGGAATGGAATAAAATATGGCAGCGTGGCGTCGATGCCGTTCTTCATCGAGACGATGTAGTGGCCCAGCTCGTGGGAGCCCAGGACTGTCATGATGGCCAGCGCGAAGGGCAGGCCCTTATACATCGACAGCGGGTCGGTAAAGACGTCCACGCCG
Coding sequences within it:
- a CDS encoding CDP-alcohol phosphatidyltransferase family protein; its protein translation is MVNITKYRDQLIHYIDPVARIFARLGLTPNQLTLISLLFGIASAMLYGFQHVYLAAGMLLLSGLFDFIDGGVARINNKASSFGAAIDWIIDKYVDCLVLLGIGLGGLADMRIVAIAVFGSMINTFIKPVTYAEIGYDKKEDGKIKDPLEGVGIFGRPETAITLIVLSLFNQLYWAIVIVAVMTNFSALQRIIYLYTHMRQRDRL
- a CDS encoding nicotinamide-nucleotide adenylyltransferase, giving the protein MDTKKRGFYIGRFQPFHLGHRTVIEEIAKHVDELVIGIGSAQQSHTPENPFTAGERIMMISRSLEDLDLYYYVIPISDIYRNALWVAHVRSMTPPFTDVYSNNPLVSRLFHEAGYDVQYSPMYNRHEYSGTEIRRRMLAGEDWESLVPVEVVGVIQEIKGVERLKAVATNGDIEDVIDDRL
- a CDS encoding glycosyltransferase family 4 protein; the protein is MKILQATEHFLPDPGIERFVYELCRVLAGAGQSVTMLAGGQGRDLTLGGVRIRHASACPGYTFRSRITNMNSDTLAMHRQRPDLVHAHHFGSGYAASLLKKYDGTPYILTIHRMPPPGGQNRLYREMCRKALAGASAVIAVTDTIKDWIEMDFGMSSTVIHLSADAEKQDWGEAIQQYLGIYESALKA
- a CDS encoding site-2 protease family protein, with translation MLEPADLEAISKVFLYYEVREENGADILYGEPLTDPNTLYGSLYQYFSKRKKEAVLEHRPGETVLAIRATKDDNVWINVALALATVATTMFAGAILYGVDVFTDPLSMYKGLPFALAIMTVLGSHELGHYIVSMKNGIDATLPYFIPFPIPPIGTMGAIIRQKGPVPDRKALFDVGISGPLVGLAVAVVITVIGLMLPAPEITAQPGDATYFQLQTPLLFNLLAWLVHPGVTLNSINPIAFAGWVGMLVTMLNMMPIGQLDGGHVARAMLGRWADQLSRMLPMVILLFGVYSTFVMNQQGQMWIFWGLLTGLIGGSEHPKPLEDTQNIGLPRIVLGAVGFLLAILCFTPFPISV